The Argopecten irradians isolate NY chromosome 4, Ai_NY, whole genome shotgun sequence genome has a window encoding:
- the LOC138321078 gene encoding perlucin-like — MMSSIQLVLFLLLLCIREISSCENGWESYDGHCYMFGDVKVSWAVASAICKSYDNAHLAVIPNSHVDNFLRQLAMRYAYGHKEMIHYWLDGSDAVIEGDWIWTESGQRISYTHWNHGEPSNSESGTDDCLAMHSQMGFRWDDLPCLYKARFICEAGGHWTQLG, encoded by the exons ATGATGTCTAGTATACAGTTGGTTTTGTTTCTGTTACTTCTTTGCATACGAG AGATTTCCTCCTGTGAGAATGGATGGGAGTCATACGACGGACATTGCTATATGTTTGGTGATGTCAAGGTGTCCTGGGCTGTAGCATCG GCGATATGTAAATCGTACGACAATGCCCACCTGGCTGTTATTCCTAATTCTCACGTGGACAACTTCTTACGTCAGTTAGCCATGCGATATGCAT ATGGACACAAGGAGATGATCCATTACTGGCTGGACGGAAGTGACGCTGTGATTGAAGGAGACTGGATCTGGACAGAGAGTGGACAACGAATCTCCTACACACACTGGAATCACGGCGAACCAAGCAACTCAGAAAGTGGTACCGATGACTGCTTGGCAATGCACAGTCAGATGGGATTCCGATGGGACGACCTTCCTTGTCTGTATAAAGCAAGGTTTATTTGTGAGGCAGG TGGACACTGGACACAACTCGGTTAA